A segment of the Zestosphaera sp. genome:
TACAGAGAGAGCATGAGATGGTGGTAGACCTAGTTTAAACTCTTCAAGACCATCCGCGCGAGAATGCTCATACGCAGGAGCCATGTCTTAATCAATGATTCAGGCTCATGATACTCTCTGTGGATAGTAAACCAATAAAGTCACGTCTGACCCTTTACTCATTGGTCTTAAGTATCCTTGAACTCTGCGAAGAATGCTACTGAGTTTCACGTTTTGTGGGGTGGAGCGGCACTTCCGGGACCGGGCGCAAAGCTAGGTCCTCAAGAGAGGAGGTCAGAAAGCTATTTGTAGACACTGGACATCTCTTCATTCCCCGGCAGGCTCAACATTGCTTCAATGGCTTCCTCAGCTTGTTTGACTGATTTAGTTCTCACATCATACATCAGCCACTCTAATAGAATATCTCTACTTGGCTCGAGAAATGCTTGCAACGCCCACTCCATTCTCATCATTCTTGGTTGGAGGACGTACTTGATAATCCTACTGTTAGGCGGGTTAACGAAGACTCTGTGAACGCCTTTCCCATCGATTACTGCTGGAATCTCTACAGCGACGTTATCTGGTATGCCGGGGATAACTCCCTCGTTCATAATGTTTACCTGGTATTTTCGAGGAGTATCTGTTACTATTGACTCAATGATGTCGATTACTTGCTCCCCGCTCGGTTTGGGCGGAATGAGCATCGTTAAAGGGAGATTTCCGGCTTCTAGGTAATCCCTTATCGTTCGTAGTTGATAGAGGAGGTAGGTAGTGTAGAGTGTCCAGCCTATCTCTGAGTCTGGACCGCCGAACGGGCCATACCACTCCTTCTTAGTCTCGAGGTCCCAGTGATACTTCCAAGTCCCGCCTCTAACGGTGTCTCCTATAGGGAACATACCGTATTTCTTATACATGTCTACTGCAACAGGTGAGAGTTGGATGTCGAAGGGATTGATTGTTGACTGCCTCCAGACCCTCCAGTACTTCTCAGACTCTCCTTCTATCCACTTATCCAGTAACTCGTAACCGTTTCTATCGTCGTATTTGAATTTAGTTAACCATATCACGTGGTTAAATCCAGCCATCTCAGCCTCGACTTTCGAGGGGTCTAGTCCAAGCTCCTTTACAATATTCCAAAAATCCATGTGCCCATGACATAAGCTAATGATTTTCACTCTAGTCGTTCTACTTATCAGGGTAGTAAGCTCGAAAACAGGGTTTGCAACGTTTATCAGCCACGCTTGTGGAGCGCGTTCTTCGATCTCGCGAGCGATCGTCATCGCGAGCTTGAATTGATAGTACCCCCAAATAGTGTGGTAGTCGCTCACCATATTCCACTCTACGCTGTTTATGCCTCTGTAGTATCCCTTCTTCTCAGTCGCTTCTCTCATCATCTCGTAGTAACTGTGACCCATCGCCATAGCGCTGTTTATTATGAAGTCTGAGTCGGCGATAGCCTCGGATAAGCTTGTTGTCGCCTTGAAGTTCATGTCGACACGAATCTCGCTTGAATACTTCCTGGCAAAACTGTAAACTAGCCTCAATCTGTTCTCGTCGATATCCATCAAGTACACGGTTGCGCCGTGAAGGCTTTTCTTCAGCATCATGTCAACTAAGACTCGAGTAGACCAAACAGCAGAGCCAGCTCCAATGATAGATATTTTTAGAGATTTTCCTGGAAGAGACATGAGACTTACCTAAGTAACCTTACTTAATTTACGAATAAAAACATTACATGATTTAAAACTCTTATTTCCAGATGAGATGTTTCTAGTGTTAGATTAAGCTGTTCAAGATTCAATATAACCTATCTCGATCTCGTTGTGACGACGTAACCAGTATGTTTCGAGCAGGTCTAAACTCCTTATAAACCTCACCTTCTCCTGGTTTTACGCCAGGAATCATTCTTGTTGAACAACATAATTAGCTGAATTAGAACTTGGATAAGAATAAACGGCACAAACAGTAGTGAAGACACGATTCTTTTAGAAAGACTCGTTCTACACTGAGGGTATTTCCTCGAGAATGATTCAAGTCTTAAGAAAATCATGGTCGAAACGACTATCAACAATGCGATACTGAGTAGGCCGTCAGCGACGACGCCGTAGGGGATCGACGATAACATGAAGACTACCAAGTCGAGAGAAAGTAAGTATGGGGCGAGAACACTTAACTTCTTCCTGGCTGAGAGCTGGGCAGAGATGATGTTTGATGTCGCGATAACTATTGCCCGACTCCACCTCATTCTCTGAATCATAAAGAATTTGACGCTCTTGGGCGGAAGAGTGAAGGAGTATGAATCAGCGTAGCATGACCTCAAGTTTCTCTCGCCTAATCTTATAGTTAGGAACGCGTCCTCTGCAAGTTCTTCAGGAAAGCCTCCAAGCTCTCTGAGAACCCAGCTACTAACGTACAAGCTCTTACCCGTTAAAGGTGGAACAGCCCCCAGGGCTTCTAGACCCTTGAAGACTCCATCATACCAAGACACGCTTTCTGCGAGAGTCAGGTGCCCCAGCAGAGCCTCGCTGAAGG
Coding sequences within it:
- a CDS encoding alpha-glucosidase/alpha-galactosidase, translating into MSLPGKSLKISIIGAGSAVWSTRVLVDMMLKKSLHGATVYLMDIDENRLRLVYSFARKYSSEIRVDMNFKATTSLSEAIADSDFIINSAMAMGHSYYEMMREATEKKGYYRGINSVEWNMVSDYHTIWGYYQFKLAMTIAREIEERAPQAWLINVANPVFELTTLISRTTRVKIISLCHGHMDFWNIVKELGLDPSKVEAEMAGFNHVIWLTKFKYDDRNGYELLDKWIEGESEKYWRVWRQSTINPFDIQLSPVAVDMYKKYGMFPIGDTVRGGTWKYHWDLETKKEWYGPFGGPDSEIGWTLYTTYLLYQLRTIRDYLEAGNLPLTMLIPPKPSGEQVIDIIESIVTDTPRKYQVNIMNEGVIPGIPDNVAVEIPAVIDGKGVHRVFVNPPNSRIIKYVLQPRMMRMEWALQAFLEPSRDILLEWLMYDVRTKSVKQAEEAIEAMLSLPGNEEMSSVYK
- a CDS encoding glycosyltransferase, whose translation is MWVDVFRAVSTFALVPLALVFLASILTRKRRVTQDLDPPAEKIAFLVPLREEVYESIKTTLNAIEELNYPKNLIDVYLIVKKSDAETLTATNKVLGENWRFNLVVYESPAERELKAVDLNAAIRDVREILEEHQVVAVFDADLWYVDPDQALIATSMLRSGCSSVSPRVYAFSEALLGHLTLAESVSWYDGVFKGLEALGAVPPLTGKSLYVSSWVLRELGGFPEELAEDAFLTIRLGERNLRSCYADSYSFTLPPKSVKFFMIQRMRWSRAIVIATSNIISAQLSARKKLSVLAPYLLSLDLVVFMLSSIPYGVVADGLLSIALLIVVSTMIFLRLESFSRKYPQCRTSLSKRIVSSLLFVPFILIQVLIQLIMLFNKNDSWRKTRRR